One genomic region from Syntrophomonadaceae bacterium encodes:
- a CDS encoding IclR family transcriptional regulator — protein sequence MSRNIVNSVAKSLAILEVFEDTRPELGIAEIAALVKLPRPTVSRLVNTLAYTGYLEKNPSSGKYRLGIKLFHLGTLVEPRVDLAQVAAPVIRRLRDETGETSYLDVLQEGNRVCILSFESNKSLRTIVPVGQRSPLHAGADSRVLLAFMEPYELEQVLAGELTPFTSRTITCPLALSKVLAKVREDGYAISFGESVAGVVAVAFPVWDKENKVIAGVAVSCPEQRADKLPEYLKKVRLAAEDISRQLGCRRKTRQST from the coding sequence ATGAGTCGAAATATTGTTAATTCGGTTGCAAAATCATTGGCGATCCTGGAGGTTTTTGAAGATACAAGACCGGAGCTTGGGATTGCGGAAATTGCCGCATTAGTTAAGCTGCCGCGGCCCACCGTCAGCCGCCTGGTAAACACCCTTGCATATACCGGTTATCTGGAAAAAAACCCCTCGAGCGGAAAATACCGTTTGGGCATCAAGCTGTTCCACTTGGGAACACTGGTGGAGCCGCGGGTGGATCTAGCCCAGGTGGCTGCTCCAGTAATCAGGAGACTGCGAGATGAAACAGGGGAGACATCTTACCTGGATGTGCTGCAGGAAGGCAACCGGGTATGCATCTTGTCCTTTGAAAGCAACAAAAGCCTCAGGACTATTGTTCCTGTCGGCCAGCGGTCCCCTTTGCACGCCGGCGCGGATTCCCGTGTGCTACTGGCTTTCATGGAGCCCTATGAATTGGAACAGGTTCTGGCTGGAGAACTAACGCCTTTTACCAGCCGGACGATTACTTGCCCCTTGGCCCTAAGTAAAGTGCTGGCAAAGGTGCGGGAAGATGGATATGCCATCAGTTTCGGAGAAAGTGTTGCGGGGGTGGTGGCAGTAGCCTTTCCGGTCTGGGATAAAGAAAACAAAGTTATTGCAGGAGTTGCTGTTTCATGTCCTGAACAGCGGGCAGACAAATTGCCGGAGTATTTGAAAAAAGTGCGCCTGGCTGCGGAAGATATTTCGCGTCAGTTGGGGTGTCGACGAAAAACCAGACAATCTACTTGA
- a CDS encoding DUF3243 domain-containing protein, which produces METNISWEKWKELLRTAMNTGEFMGLSEDRIKGAAYRFGGFFAGHIDAGNPEQRLLRDLWLEATEEERRALVSMMVKLLNRDDRREKLLDHANDKNKH; this is translated from the coding sequence TTGGAAACAAACATATCGTGGGAAAAGTGGAAAGAACTCCTGCGTACGGCGATGAACACCGGCGAATTTATGGGGTTGTCCGAAGACCGGATTAAAGGAGCGGCTTACCGTTTTGGCGGATTTTTTGCCGGCCATATTGATGCTGGTAATCCGGAGCAGCGCTTGCTGCGGGATCTTTGGCTGGAGGCAACCGAAGAGGAGCGGCGGGCCCTTGTTTCGATGATGGTTAAGCTGCTAAACCGGGATGACCGGCGAGAAAAGCTGCTGGACCATGCGAATGATAAAAATAAACACTAA
- a CDS encoding cobalamin B12-binding domain-containing protein: protein MNKEHIIRVLVAKPGLDGHDRGARLVARALRDAGMEVIYSGLHQTPEQIVEAAIQEDVDMIGLSILSGAHMTIFPRINELLKEKGAEDILVMGGGIIPEEDIKELIDQGYAKALFGPGAGTGEIVRWIREAVREKTAWFQHVKGDTVEPNKLS from the coding sequence ATGAATAAAGAACACATAATCCGGGTGCTGGTGGCCAAACCGGGTTTGGACGGCCACGACCGGGGTGCCAGGCTGGTGGCCCGCGCCTTGCGGGATGCGGGGATGGAAGTGATCTATTCGGGACTGCACCAGACACCGGAACAGATAGTGGAGGCAGCTATCCAGGAAGACGTGGATATGATCGGGCTTAGCATCCTCTCCGGCGCCCATATGACAATATTTCCCAGGATTAACGAGCTGCTCAAAGAAAAGGGAGCCGAGGATATATTGGTGATGGGGGGCGGAATTATCCCTGAGGAAGACATCAAGGAATTGATCGATCAGGGTTATGCCAAAGCCTTATTTGGCCCCGGCGCAGGCACTGGAGAAATTGTCAGGTGGATCCGCGAGGCAGTGCGAGAAAAAACGGCCTGGTTCCAGCATGTAAAAGGGGACACTGTTGAACCCAACAAACTTAGTTGA
- a CDS encoding methylmalonyl-CoA mutase family protein — protein sequence MAEISQGRKEWELEEAKLKERPKKFVSVSSVPIKSLYTPEDVEDLDYSRELGYPGCYPYTRGIQANMYRGRLWTMRQFAGFATAKESNGRYKYLLNQGQTGLSVAFDMPTIMGYDSDHPRALGEVGRVGVAIDSLEDMMTLFEGIPLDKITTSMTINAPAAVIWAMYLATAEKQGVPFFKLGGTIQNDILKEYIAQKSWIFPPEPSMRLITDIFAFAGQHVPRWNTVSVSGYHIREAGSTAVQELAFTLADGFAYVEAGIKAGLNVDDFAPRISFFFNAHIDFFEEIAKYRAARRIWACRMRDKYGARDPRSMLLRFHTQTAGCSLTAQQPENNIVRTAFEAMAAVLGGTQSLHTNSMDEVLALPTEKAVRIALRTQQIIAEETGVINTIDPLAGSYFVEALTNQMEAEAEKYFQRIEELGGVLAAIDKGFFQQEIADAAYHYQQEIEKKERIIVGVNEYQQNEPMQVELLRISPQVEEEQKKRLQAVREKRDNLACQNGLERLRLAAGTRDNLVPHILACAKAYATEGEIIQVLREVFGEYKEKPVF from the coding sequence ATGGCTGAGATCAGTCAGGGGAGAAAAGAATGGGAATTGGAGGAGGCTAAGCTGAAGGAGCGTCCGAAAAAGTTTGTTTCCGTGTCCTCTGTCCCCATCAAGTCCCTCTATACCCCGGAGGACGTTGAGGACCTGGACTATTCGCGGGAACTGGGCTATCCGGGTTGTTACCCGTACACCCGCGGTATCCAGGCCAACATGTACCGTGGGCGCCTCTGGACAATGCGCCAGTTTGCCGGATTTGCCACAGCCAAAGAGTCCAACGGACGATATAAATACCTGCTTAACCAGGGGCAAACGGGTCTTTCGGTGGCCTTCGATATGCCGACAATCATGGGTTACGATTCCGACCATCCCCGTGCTTTGGGGGAGGTGGGCCGCGTCGGCGTGGCCATCGACTCTCTGGAGGACATGATGACCCTTTTTGAGGGCATCCCGCTGGACAAAATTACTACTTCCATGACTATCAACGCGCCGGCAGCCGTCATCTGGGCCATGTATCTAGCCACGGCTGAAAAGCAGGGTGTGCCGTTTTTTAAATTGGGCGGCACAATTCAAAACGATATCCTGAAGGAATACATTGCCCAAAAGTCATGGATCTTTCCCCCGGAACCGTCAATGAGGCTTATCACCGACATCTTTGCTTTCGCCGGCCAGCACGTACCCAGGTGGAATACCGTGAGCGTTTCCGGTTATCATATCCGGGAAGCAGGTTCAACCGCAGTGCAGGAACTGGCCTTTACCCTGGCCGACGGCTTTGCCTATGTAGAAGCGGGGATTAAGGCGGGCCTTAATGTAGATGACTTTGCTCCCCGGATCTCCTTTTTCTTTAATGCCCATATCGATTTCTTCGAGGAGATTGCCAAGTACCGGGCGGCACGGCGCATCTGGGCCTGCCGCATGAGAGATAAATACGGCGCAAGAGATCCTCGCTCGATGCTACTTCGGTTCCATACCCAGACTGCCGGTTGTTCTCTGACTGCCCAGCAGCCGGAGAACAACATCGTCCGCACCGCCTTCGAGGCCATGGCGGCCGTACTGGGGGGGACTCAATCGCTGCACACCAATTCCATGGACGAGGTCCTGGCTTTGCCGACGGAAAAAGCGGTGCGCATTGCCTTGCGCACCCAGCAGATTATCGCTGAGGAAACCGGGGTTATTAACACTATCGATCCCTTGGCCGGTTCTTACTTTGTTGAGGCTTTGACCAACCAGATGGAGGCGGAGGCGGAAAAGTATTTTCAGCGGATTGAAGAGTTAGGCGGGGTTTTAGCTGCCATTGACAAGGGCTTCTTTCAGCAGGAAATTGCCGATGCTGCCTACCATTACCAGCAGGAAATCGAAAAAAAAGAACGGATCATCGTTGGCGTTAATGAGTATCAGCAGAATGAGCCCATGCAGGTTGAGCTGCTTAGAATCTCTCCCCAAGTTGAAGAAGAGCAGAAAAAACGCCTGCAGGCTGTCCGGGAAAAGCGAGATAACCTTGCTTGCCAAAACGGCCTGGAGAGGCTGCGCCTGGCGGCGGGCACCAGGGATAACCTGGTCCCGCATATCCTCGCATGTGCCAAGGCTTACGCCACCGAAGGGGAAATCATCCAGGTATTGCGTGAAGTGTTTGGCGAGTATAAGGAAAAACCGGTGTTTTAA
- a CDS encoding acetyl-CoA C-acetyltransferase, translating into MRETVIVSFARTPFGGFLGSLKDFSAVDLGALAIREALVRATVPGEKVDYCLMGMVVQAGAGQIPSRQATIKAGLPVEVPSDTISKVCASSLRAVNLADTLIRAGEADVVVAGGMESMSNAPYLLERARTGYRMGHGQVVDAMIRDGLWCAFHDVHMGVHGGDVAEEFGITREEQDRWAFHSHRLAIKANDTGLLREEIVPVPIPHKKGGPDLFEADELPRRDTSLEALAKLRPVFKAGASITAGNAPPISDGASALVLMDRSKAGAMGIRPIATIVSQGSVSAPAPYIATVPALAGNKALEKAGLTAADLDLIEVNEAFAAVALTSIKLGGWEPDKVNVNGGAIAFGHPIGASGGRILMTLLAELKRRSGLLGMAAICSGAAQGEATIIRLEK; encoded by the coding sequence ATGAGGGAAACGGTTATTGTCAGCTTTGCCCGGACGCCATTTGGAGGTTTCCTGGGTTCCCTGAAAGATTTTTCAGCTGTTGACCTGGGGGCTTTGGCAATCCGGGAAGCATTAGTCCGGGCCACGGTTCCGGGGGAAAAGGTAGACTATTGCCTGATGGGTATGGTGGTGCAAGCCGGAGCAGGGCAGATCCCATCCCGGCAGGCGACAATCAAGGCCGGGCTGCCGGTGGAGGTACCGTCAGATACCATCTCCAAGGTGTGTGCCTCCAGCCTCCGGGCTGTAAATCTTGCCGATACCCTGATCAGAGCCGGCGAGGCAGATGTGGTGGTCGCCGGCGGGATGGAGAGCATGTCCAATGCCCCGTATCTTTTGGAGAGGGCCAGGACCGGTTACCGCATGGGCCACGGGCAGGTAGTCGATGCCATGATCCGGGATGGGCTTTGGTGCGCGTTCCACGATGTCCACATGGGGGTGCATGGCGGTGACGTGGCCGAGGAGTTTGGTATTACCCGCGAGGAGCAGGACCGCTGGGCCTTCCACAGCCACCGGTTGGCAATCAAAGCAAACGATACCGGCCTGTTGCGCGAAGAGATTGTTCCTGTACCAATCCCGCACAAGAAAGGCGGCCCGGACCTCTTTGAGGCGGATGAACTGCCGCGACGGGATACCAGCCTGGAAGCCCTGGCCAAGCTAAGGCCGGTTTTTAAAGCAGGCGCCAGTATTACGGCGGGAAACGCGCCACCAATTTCCGACGGCGCCTCTGCCCTGGTATTGATGGATAGATCGAAGGCCGGGGCCATGGGAATCAGGCCAATAGCCACTATTGTCTCTCAGGGATCAGTGTCGGCTCCGGCTCCGTATATCGCTACCGTTCCGGCGCTTGCCGGCAACAAGGCCCTGGAAAAAGCAGGACTGACAGCGGCTGACCTGGACCTGATTGAAGTAAACGAAGCTTTTGCTGCTGTGGCGCTTACCTCCATCAAGCTCGGTGGCTGGGAACCTGATAAGGTTAATGTCAATGGAGGAGCCATTGCCTTTGGCCACCCTATTGGCGCAAGCGGCGGCAGAATTTTGATGACATTATTGGCGGAGCTTAAGCGGCGCAGCGGTTTACTGGGCATGGCAGCCATCTGCAGTGGTGCGGCCCAGGGTGAGGCAACAATTATCCGGCTGGAAAAGTAG
- a CDS encoding MFS transporter yields the protein MSKKLPMSVKLLYTASSAGWAMLDRLVVTWLMFFYVEGATPLLLPAVFGAILVFGRAVDAVTDPLIGFWSDNCRSNLGRRTPFMLAGGIAYVLVFVALFHPPAPAHGIQNMVYLLVMMGAYFFLFTVYVCPYLALLPELARKAYDRVDLATLRAVFSLLGVAVALVGSGPLIGWLGFKGMLWSMAGVGLFLMYLPLFFVREKEYALARPATLGLREAVTTTFRNRPFRIYLAANATFWFGFNIITLSLPFYVTVLLGLPKESVSAFFAATFGVAFLAFPIINLLVKRLGHKRVMFAALSQFVLVLPLFFFLGQPVFGLAPVTFAYIILALAGLPLSCLFVLPDAILSSITDLDEDLSGQRREAMYFGTQGLVLKTVLGLSTFATGLLLQFLGSTAADPLGVRLTPLIAVLFVLVGGIIFLYYPEKEVRVKEQSLGLSKGVGR from the coding sequence TTGAGCAAAAAGTTGCCCATGTCCGTTAAGCTGCTTTATACCGCCTCTTCAGCCGGCTGGGCGATGTTAGATCGTCTGGTCGTTACCTGGCTGATGTTTTTTTATGTGGAAGGTGCGACCCCGCTTTTGCTGCCGGCAGTCTTCGGTGCCATCCTGGTTTTTGGCCGGGCGGTCGATGCGGTGACAGATCCGCTCATTGGTTTCTGGTCTGATAATTGTCGTAGCAACTTGGGCCGGCGTACACCGTTTATGCTGGCAGGCGGGATCGCCTATGTGCTGGTTTTTGTAGCTTTATTCCACCCGCCGGCACCTGCGCACGGCATCCAGAATATGGTGTATTTGCTGGTTATGATGGGAGCGTATTTTTTTCTTTTTACCGTTTACGTTTGTCCGTACTTGGCACTGTTGCCTGAGCTGGCACGCAAGGCTTATGACCGGGTAGACCTGGCAACCTTGCGGGCTGTTTTTTCCTTGCTGGGAGTAGCGGTTGCGCTGGTTGGCTCCGGCCCGCTTATTGGTTGGCTTGGCTTTAAGGGGATGCTCTGGAGCATGGCTGGGGTCGGGCTTTTCCTGATGTACCTGCCGCTTTTTTTTGTGCGGGAAAAAGAATATGCCCTGGCGCGGCCTGCCACCCTGGGACTGCGCGAAGCCGTCACCACTACGTTTCGGAACAGGCCTTTCCGTATTTATCTGGCCGCAAATGCTACCTTCTGGTTTGGTTTCAACATTATTACCCTGTCGCTGCCTTTCTATGTGACGGTGCTGCTCGGTTTGCCAAAGGAGAGCGTCTCAGCCTTTTTTGCTGCCACCTTCGGAGTTGCTTTTTTGGCTTTTCCGATTATTAACCTCTTAGTCAAAAGGCTGGGGCACAAAAGGGTAATGTTCGCAGCTCTAAGCCAATTTGTGCTCGTTCTGCCGCTTTTTTTCTTTCTTGGCCAGCCTGTCTTTGGTCTGGCGCCAGTGACCTTTGCTTATATTATCCTGGCTTTGGCCGGACTGCCGCTGTCCTGCCTGTTTGTTCTGCCTGACGCCATTCTTTCTTCGATCACCGACCTGGATGAGGATTTGTCGGGTCAAAGGCGGGAAGCGATGTACTTTGGGACACAAGGACTGGTCTTAAAAACGGTCCTCGGCCTCTCAACGTTTGCTACCGGTCTGCTGCTGCAATTTCTTGGCAGCACTGCCGCCGACCCTCTCGGGGTGCGCCTTACACCGCTAATAGCAGTGTTGTTTGTGCTGGTTGGCGGCATAATTTTTCTCTATTATCCAGAAAAAGAAGTGCGTGTTAAAGAGCAATCCCTCGGACTGAGCAAAGGGGTGGGAAGATGA
- a CDS encoding MoaD/ThiS family protein: protein MDSLKKEDQCKSKVEIRFLGALKKLAFEKGLDFPCYVELDRECSAVELSELLGMPTENIEAVFVNGRASPIKDGKVKPGDRVGFIPAGIPGPYRVLLGFR, encoded by the coding sequence GTGGATTCCTTGAAAAAAGAAGATCAGTGTAAAAGTAAAGTGGAAATCCGTTTTTTAGGCGCTTTGAAAAAGCTGGCTTTCGAAAAGGGGTTGGATTTCCCCTGTTATGTAGAACTGGATCGAGAATGCAGTGCCGTTGAATTATCAGAACTCCTGGGAATGCCCACAGAAAATATCGAAGCGGTATTTGTTAATGGCAGAGCGAGCCCGATTAAAGACGGAAAGGTAAAGCCTGGGGACCGGGTTGGCTTTATCCCAGCCGGCATTCCCGGGCCGTACAGGGTGCTATTAGGGTTCAGGTAG
- a CDS encoding DUF2294 domain-containing protein, with the protein MKFTKGQLEAEISTRIIQFEKEHMGRGPTEARTFILEDMILVRLKDVLTPAEHQLAKSQEGRGLIKKIRARLFEDSRAILEELIATVTGASVISIHSDISTITGERMVVFILNMHAKEIFGDNK; encoded by the coding sequence ATGAAGTTTACCAAAGGACAATTGGAAGCAGAAATCAGCACCAGGATTATCCAGTTTGAAAAAGAGCATATGGGGCGGGGACCTACCGAAGCTAGAACCTTTATATTAGAAGATATGATCCTGGTGCGTCTTAAGGATGTATTAACTCCTGCCGAACATCAGCTTGCCAAAAGCCAGGAAGGCAGAGGCTTGATTAAAAAGATCAGGGCACGGCTTTTTGAAGATTCCCGCGCTATTCTGGAGGAATTGATAGCCACCGTAACTGGAGCTTCAGTCATCAGCATTCATTCCGATATCAGCACCATCACCGGCGAACGGATGGTCGTATTTATTCTTAACATGCATGCAAAAGAAATATTCGGCGACAACAAATAG
- the accC gene encoding acetyl-CoA carboxylase biotin carboxylase subunit: protein MFRKVLIANRGEIALRVIRTCQQMGIKTVAIYSEADVTSRHIAEADEAFCVGSAPAADSYLNIDRILDVAQKARVDAIHPGYGFLSENDNFAIACNKYGIKFIGPAGEVIGMMGKKVVARQTALAHGIPVVPGSSAVIRGLKEALRTAKGLGYPVLIKPSAGGGGKGIRVARNEYELKDCLTSCGLEAGLSFASAGIFMEKYLEKARHIEVQVLADQHGNIIHLGERDCTIQRRHQKLTEESPSPALDHRLRERMAAAALRLAAGIGYTNAGTVEFVLDQEGNYYFIEMNTRIQVEHPVTEMVTGIDLIRQQILIAGGEKLNLTQADIIPRGWAIECRINAEDPDRNFLPCPGTIIHYQKPIGEGIRVDDYVYNGYTLPYYYDSLLGKVITWGSTREEAIKRMQKALDDFKISGIKTTLPFQQKLLTHPAYWQGEVHTTFVQEMLGHGRPVRLIAGGRGY, encoded by the coding sequence CTGTTTCGCAAAGTACTGATTGCCAACCGTGGCGAAATCGCCCTGCGAGTGATCCGGACATGTCAACAAATGGGAATTAAAACAGTAGCCATTTACTCCGAGGCAGATGTTACTTCGCGGCACATAGCTGAAGCAGATGAAGCTTTTTGTGTTGGATCGGCTCCGGCAGCCGACAGCTACCTTAATATTGATCGGATTCTGGATGTGGCCCAAAAAGCCCGGGTGGACGCCATTCATCCTGGATACGGGTTTCTATCGGAAAATGACAATTTTGCAATTGCCTGCAATAAATATGGTATTAAATTCATCGGACCAGCCGGGGAAGTGATCGGGATGATGGGTAAAAAAGTGGTAGCCAGGCAAACCGCTCTTGCCCATGGGATTCCGGTAGTACCTGGCAGCTCTGCGGTCATCCGCGGCCTGAAGGAGGCCCTTCGAACAGCTAAAGGCCTGGGTTACCCAGTATTGATTAAACCCTCTGCTGGCGGGGGAGGCAAGGGTATCCGGGTAGCAAGAAATGAATACGAATTAAAGGATTGCCTGACATCTTGCGGTCTAGAAGCCGGTCTTTCTTTTGCCTCAGCCGGAATATTCATGGAAAAGTACCTGGAAAAAGCCCGGCACATTGAAGTTCAGGTTTTAGCCGACCAACATGGCAACATTATCCACTTGGGAGAGCGTGACTGCACAATTCAGCGCAGGCATCAGAAACTGACTGAGGAGAGCCCCTCGCCGGCGTTAGACCATAGGCTGCGCGAAAGGATGGCCGCGGCAGCCCTCAGGCTGGCTGCTGGCATCGGCTATACCAATGCTGGCACGGTAGAATTTGTGCTGGACCAGGAAGGCAACTACTATTTTATCGAAATGAATACCCGCATTCAGGTAGAACACCCCGTCACCGAAATGGTCACCGGCATCGACCTGATCAGGCAACAAATCCTTATTGCCGGCGGGGAGAAGTTAAACCTCACTCAGGCTGACATTATACCGAGAGGCTGGGCGATCGAGTGTCGTATCAATGCGGAAGATCCGGACCGCAATTTTCTTCCCTGTCCAGGTACAATAATACATTACCAAAAGCCCATCGGCGAAGGAATCCGTGTTGACGATTATGTCTATAACGGCTATACTCTCCCATATTATTACGATTCCTTGCTGGGTAAAGTTATCACTTGGGGCAGTACCCGCGAAGAGGCGATCAAACGGATGCAAAAAGCACTGGATGACTTTAAAATCTCCGGGATTAAAACTACGTTGCCTTTTCAGCAAAAACTATTAACTCATCCTGCATACTGGCAGGGGGAAGTGCACACTACTTTTGTGCAAGAGATGCTGGGACACGGACGGCCGGTCAGATTAATTGCTGGCGGGCGGGGGTATTAG
- a CDS encoding cation-translocating P-type ATPase: MSGFYRKSSAEVLAALGVTEQGLTAAELQKRREQFGLNELQEGKRKTTLEVFFEQFVDFLVIILIGAAVVSAFLGKIASAGVILAVVIINATLGTIQHVKAEQSLNSLRALSSPTAKVLRNGQKTEIPSKEITVGDILYLEAGDFISADGRIFENHSLQINESSLTGESVSVLKTVEAIDEDDVPIGDKKNMVFSGSFVTNGRGVAVVTEIGMKTEIGKIAHLLGTAQEKKTPLQISLDIFGKKLAIVIIAIAGAIFTLDIIRGLPLIGSFMFAVALAVAAIPEALSSIVTIVLAKGTQKMAKENAIIRKLPAVESLGSVSVICSDKTGTLTQNKMKVQQVYIDNRIIKYNELNFDKSIEKRIVLMSLLCNDSVTIEDKEIGDPTEIALVNLGADYGLDELFVRELYPRVRELPFDSDRKLMSTVKKIDGQCLMFTKGAPDVLLSRIVKIATSAGVVDFTEERRREIEQANTHFSTNGQRVLGFAYKEAKEGYEVTLQDEWDLTFVGLISMTDPPRPESAAAVMECIQAGIKPVMITGDHKMTAVAIARQLKILTDESEAVEGAEIEKWSDETLRANIEKISVYARVSPEHKIRIVRAWQDQGHVVAMTGDGVNDGPALKQADIGVAMGITGTEVAKDAASMVLTDDNFSTIVKAIANGRSIYANIQNAIRFLLAGNTGGVLTVIYASLSALPVPFTAIHLLFINLLTDSLPAVAIGLEPHNKNIMREKPRNIKTPLLNKAFARQVLTEGFIIAAVTLIAYHIGLASGNAMTASTMAFATLCLARLFHGFNSRSKESIFKIGLFTNKNSWYALVLGIMLLHLVLLVPPLMGVFEIATLDKAQFVAIYGLALTPLVLIQLYRLLSA, translated from the coding sequence ATGAGTGGATTTTACCGGAAATCATCGGCAGAAGTATTGGCGGCTTTAGGAGTAACAGAACAAGGTTTAACTGCGGCAGAACTCCAAAAAAGGCGGGAGCAGTTTGGCCTAAACGAGCTGCAGGAAGGAAAACGGAAAACCACACTTGAGGTATTTTTCGAACAGTTTGTGGATTTTTTAGTTATCATCCTGATCGGGGCAGCGGTTGTCTCGGCTTTCCTGGGTAAAATAGCCAGTGCAGGTGTTATTCTGGCTGTTGTCATTATTAATGCTACCCTTGGCACAATCCAACATGTTAAAGCTGAACAATCTTTGAATAGCCTGAGAGCCCTTTCCTCCCCAACCGCCAAGGTATTAAGAAACGGTCAAAAAACTGAAATCCCTTCTAAGGAGATTACCGTTGGCGATATCCTGTATTTGGAGGCAGGAGATTTTATCAGCGCTGATGGGCGAATTTTTGAAAATCATAGCCTGCAAATCAATGAAAGCTCACTTACCGGCGAATCGGTCAGTGTGCTGAAGACCGTCGAAGCAATCGATGAGGACGATGTGCCGATTGGCGACAAGAAAAATATGGTCTTCTCCGGCAGCTTTGTCACTAATGGCAGGGGAGTTGCTGTCGTCACTGAGATAGGCATGAAAACAGAGATCGGGAAAATCGCCCATCTCTTAGGTACAGCCCAGGAAAAGAAAACTCCGCTACAAATTAGCCTGGATATTTTTGGCAAAAAACTGGCCATAGTCATTATCGCCATTGCCGGTGCCATCTTTACTCTGGATATCATCAGAGGATTGCCCCTCATTGGTTCCTTTATGTTTGCGGTTGCCCTCGCAGTAGCGGCAATCCCGGAGGCACTTAGCTCTATTGTGACAATAGTTTTAGCAAAAGGCACGCAAAAAATGGCTAAAGAAAACGCTATCATCCGCAAACTGCCCGCTGTTGAAAGCCTGGGCAGTGTGTCAGTGATCTGTTCCGATAAAACAGGAACCCTGACCCAAAATAAAATGAAGGTGCAGCAAGTCTATATTGATAATAGAATCATTAAGTATAATGAGTTAAATTTCGACAAGTCAATTGAGAAAAGAATTGTCTTAATGTCCCTTTTATGCAACGATTCGGTAACTATCGAAGACAAGGAAATCGGCGATCCTACTGAAATTGCCCTTGTTAACCTGGGGGCTGATTACGGTCTGGACGAGCTATTTGTGAGAGAATTGTACCCCCGGGTCAGAGAACTCCCCTTTGATTCTGACAGAAAACTAATGAGTACTGTAAAAAAAATTGACGGCCAGTGTTTGATGTTCACAAAAGGCGCACCAGATGTGCTGCTTTCCAGAATAGTTAAAATCGCAACCTCGGCGGGAGTTGTTGATTTTACGGAAGAGCGCAGACGAGAAATCGAGCAGGCAAACACTCATTTTTCAACAAATGGACAGCGGGTACTGGGGTTTGCCTATAAAGAAGCAAAAGAGGGCTATGAAGTCACCTTGCAAGATGAGTGGGACCTGACTTTTGTCGGCCTGATTTCAATGACCGACCCCCCCAGGCCGGAATCAGCTGCTGCGGTTATGGAGTGCATCCAGGCCGGGATCAAGCCGGTGATGATTACCGGAGACCACAAGATGACCGCTGTGGCTATTGCCAGGCAACTTAAAATTTTAACGGATGAATCTGAGGCGGTCGAAGGGGCAGAAATTGAAAAATGGAGCGATGAAACGCTTAGAGCAAATATTGAAAAGATATCCGTTTATGCCCGCGTATCTCCAGAGCATAAAATAAGAATCGTCCGGGCATGGCAGGATCAAGGCCATGTCGTAGCCATGACAGGAGATGGGGTTAACGATGGACCGGCCCTGAAACAGGCTGATATTGGGGTCGCAATGGGTATTACCGGCACAGAAGTTGCAAAAGATGCCGCCTCAATGGTATTAACAGATGATAACTTTTCCACCATTGTTAAAGCAATTGCTAACGGCCGCAGCATCTACGCCAATATTCAAAATGCAATCCGGTTTTTACTGGCAGGAAACACCGGCGGAGTGTTAACTGTTATCTATGCTTCCTTATCGGCTTTGCCGGTTCCTTTTACCGCCATCCATCTGTTATTTATCAATCTGCTTACCGACAGCTTGCCGGCGGTTGCAATTGGACTTGAGCCCCACAATAAGAACATCATGCGAGAAAAACCCCGCAACATTAAAACCCCCTTATTGAACAAAGCGTTTGCCCGCCAAGTCCTCACCGAAGGCTTTATAATTGCGGCCGTCACCCTGATTGCTTACCATATCGGGTTAGCATCAGGAAATGCGATGACTGCCAGCACCATGGCTTTTGCTACCCTATGTCTGGCAAGGCTGTTCCACGGTTTTAATTCCCGGTCTAAGGAATCCATCTTTAAAATAGGGTTATTCACAAATAAAAACTCCTGGTATGCCTTAGTCCTTGGCATTATGCTATTGCACTTAGTATTGCTGGTACCGCCATTAATGGGGGTATTCGAAATCGCCACACTCGATAAAGCCCAATTCGTCGCAATCTATGGTCTGGCTTTAACGCCGCTAGTGCTGATTCAGCTTTACCGGCTCTTATCGGCCTGA